Proteins encoded together in one Salarchaeum sp. JOR-1 window:
- a CDS encoding MBL fold metallo-hydrolase yields MNVTTVTADADTFTCNAYLALDDTATLVDAGAMPGVEDVVREHTDTLDRVVLTHQHGDHVAELDAVVEAFDPDVYAYADHSHRTHELADGDTVTIADESFEVVHTPGHADDHVSLVSQSSLFSGDVVVHDDGAFDDGSFGRTDMPGQSREALIESIQRLLSRMDDAVEHMYSGHGGVFHGDVRAVVERALERAERREPKYPDE; encoded by the coding sequence ATGAACGTCACGACCGTCACCGCGGACGCGGACACCTTCACCTGTAACGCCTACCTCGCGCTCGACGACACCGCGACGCTCGTCGACGCCGGCGCGATGCCCGGCGTCGAGGATGTCGTCCGCGAGCACACCGACACCCTCGACCGCGTCGTCCTCACCCACCAGCACGGCGACCACGTCGCGGAACTCGACGCCGTCGTCGAGGCGTTCGACCCCGACGTGTACGCGTACGCCGACCACTCCCACAGAACCCACGAACTCGCGGACGGCGACACCGTCACTATCGCCGACGAGTCCTTCGAGGTCGTGCACACGCCCGGACACGCCGACGACCACGTCTCCCTCGTCTCCCAGTCCAGCCTCTTCAGCGGCGACGTGGTCGTTCACGACGACGGCGCGTTCGACGACGGGAGCTTCGGCCGCACCGACATGCCCGGCCAGAGTCGAGAAGCGCTCATCGAGAGCATTCAGCGCCTCCTCTCGCGAATGGACGACGCCGTCGAACACATGTACAGCGGCCACGGCGGCGTCTTCCACGGCGACGTGCGCGCGGTCGTCGAACGCGCGCTCGAACGCGCCGAACGCCGCGAACCGAAATACCCCGACGAGTAA
- a CDS encoding 50S ribosomal protein L40e: MSKEISVEDRLLDKQVCMRCNARNPKEADNCRKCGYGNLRPKARERRSA, encoded by the coding sequence ATGAGCAAGGAAATCTCCGTCGAAGACCGACTCCTCGACAAACAGGTGTGCATGCGCTGCAACGCCCGCAACCCCAAGGAGGCCGACAACTGCCGGAAGTGCGGCTACGGGAACCTCCGCCCGAAGGCCCGCGAACGCCGCTCCGCCTAA
- a CDS encoding DUF367 family protein, with amino-acid sequence MELHVRYEGDDDPEKCTARKLARFDLAELHRSASATPYGVVLNPHAEVALSPADADHQRLVALDCSWETAEKAMFEMPGDHRALPFLVAANPVNYGQPFQLNTVEAFAGALCILGEREHAEEILAKFTWGHTFLELNEEPLRRYAECEDSTEVVEIQQEYLDAGGE; translated from the coding sequence GTGGAGTTACACGTCCGGTACGAGGGCGACGACGACCCCGAGAAGTGCACGGCGCGAAAGCTCGCGCGCTTCGACCTCGCGGAGTTACACCGCTCCGCGAGCGCGACCCCGTACGGCGTCGTCCTGAACCCGCACGCCGAGGTCGCGCTCAGCCCCGCGGACGCCGACCACCAGCGGCTCGTCGCACTCGACTGCTCGTGGGAGACCGCGGAGAAAGCGATGTTCGAGATGCCGGGCGACCACCGCGCCCTCCCCTTTTTGGTCGCCGCGAACCCCGTGAACTACGGCCAGCCCTTCCAACTCAACACCGTCGAGGCGTTCGCCGGCGCGCTCTGCATCCTCGGCGAGCGAGAGCACGCGGAGGAAATCCTGGCGAAGTTCACCTGGGGACACACCTTCCTCGAACTCAACGAGGAACCGCTTCGGCGATACGCGGAGTGCGAGGACTCGACGGAGGTCGTCGAAATCCAGCAGGAGTACCTCGACGCCGGCGGAGAATAG
- a CDS encoding nuclear transport factor 2 family protein, with the protein MDSVDLAHAYYDAIDAGDYEALRAVLAPDFTHVRPDRTLAGREEFVSFMRDDRPRTDTKHVVDSVTAGVDGAVAHGHLFAPDELLFAFVDVFETGEKIERLRTYAD; encoded by the coding sequence ATGGACTCGGTCGACCTCGCGCACGCCTACTACGACGCCATCGACGCGGGCGACTACGAGGCGCTCCGAGCGGTACTCGCGCCCGACTTCACCCACGTCCGGCCCGACCGCACGCTCGCGGGCCGCGAGGAGTTCGTCTCCTTCATGCGGGACGACCGCCCGCGCACCGACACGAAACACGTCGTGGACTCGGTGACGGCGGGCGTGGACGGCGCGGTCGCGCACGGCCACCTGTTCGCGCCCGACGAACTCCTGTTCGCGTTCGTGGACGTGTTCGAGACCGGCGAAAAGATAGAACGACTGCGGACGTACGCGGATTAG
- the serS gene encoding serine--tRNA ligase → MLSRQFVRENPEAVREALDNKGVDVDLDRILEVDEEWRDLKAEGDDLRHERNEVSSKIGELKQEGKEAEAEDAIERSSELKERIEAVEDRADELEAELEERLLELPQIPHESVPVGEDESENVERRRELFDDLRDLPEEVVPHYDLGEELDILDFERGAKVSGGGFYFAKGDGAKLEHALVQFMLDVHREQDYVDVFPPIPVNSASMRGTGQFPKFTEDAYRLGGSNEEAYDDDDLWLLPTAEVPVTNMYRDEILLSEDLPLKHQAYSPNFRREAGEHGTETRGIVRVHQFNKVEMVNFVEPENSYERFEGLVNEAEEVLRRLELPYRILEMCTGDLGFTQAKKYDLEVWAPGDDMEEGPDVGGRWLEVSSVSNFEDFQARRAGIQYRPEKHESAEYVHTLNGSGLAVPRIVVAILEYYQNEDGTVDVPEALRPYMGGQAVIEGGEKVGESALGAQD, encoded by the coding sequence ATGCTCAGCCGTCAGTTCGTCCGGGAGAACCCTGAGGCGGTCCGCGAAGCCCTCGACAACAAGGGCGTCGACGTCGACCTCGACCGCATCCTCGAAGTGGACGAGGAGTGGCGCGACCTCAAGGCCGAGGGCGACGACCTCCGCCACGAACGGAACGAAGTCAGCTCGAAGATCGGCGAACTCAAGCAGGAAGGCAAGGAGGCGGAGGCCGAGGACGCCATCGAGCGGTCGAGCGAACTCAAGGAGCGCATCGAGGCGGTCGAGGACCGGGCGGACGAACTCGAAGCCGAACTCGAAGAACGCCTGCTCGAACTCCCCCAGATTCCGCACGAGAGCGTTCCCGTCGGCGAAGACGAGTCGGAGAACGTCGAGCGCCGCCGCGAGCTGTTCGACGACCTGCGCGACCTCCCCGAGGAGGTGGTGCCGCACTACGACCTCGGCGAGGAACTCGACATCCTCGACTTCGAGCGCGGCGCGAAAGTCTCCGGCGGCGGGTTCTACTTCGCGAAGGGGGACGGCGCGAAACTCGAACACGCTCTCGTCCAGTTCATGCTGGACGTCCACCGCGAACAGGACTACGTGGACGTGTTCCCGCCGATACCCGTGAATTCGGCGTCGATGCGGGGGACGGGGCAGTTCCCGAAGTTCACCGAGGACGCGTACCGACTCGGCGGATCGAACGAGGAGGCGTACGACGACGACGACCTCTGGCTCCTCCCGACCGCCGAAGTCCCGGTGACGAACATGTACCGGGACGAGATTCTGCTCAGCGAAGACCTCCCGCTCAAGCACCAGGCCTACAGTCCGAACTTCCGCCGGGAGGCCGGCGAGCACGGCACCGAGACCCGGGGTATCGTGCGCGTCCACCAGTTCAACAAGGTGGAGATGGTGAACTTCGTCGAGCCAGAGAACAGCTACGAGCGCTTCGAGGGCCTCGTGAACGAAGCGGAAGAAGTGCTTCGCCGCCTCGAACTCCCCTACCGCATCCTGGAGATGTGCACGGGCGACCTGGGGTTCACGCAGGCGAAGAAGTACGACCTCGAAGTGTGGGCGCCCGGCGACGACATGGAAGAGGGGCCCGATGTCGGAGGGCGGTGGCTCGAAGTGTCGTCGGTGTCGAACTTCGAGGACTTCCAGGCGCGCCGCGCGGGCATCCAGTACCGGCCGGAGAAGCACGAGAGCGCGGAGTACGTCCACACCCTGAACGGGTCGGGGCTCGCCGTGCCGCGCATCGTCGTCGCGATCCTCGAATACTACCAGAACGAGGACGGAACGGTCGACGTGCCCGAGGCGCTCCGGCCGTACATGGGCGGCCAGGCGGTCATCGAGGGCGGCGAGAAGGTCGGGGAGTCCGCGCTCGGCGCGCAGGACTAA
- a CDS encoding universal stress protein: protein MYDRILVPTDGSDVSEVAIEHAVDLAEKYDAEVHALYVVDVDAVSFGLGAEQVDRIRQGHLGEMEEVEQKANDATGAVADAAAERGIDVAEAVRVGQPHAVVADYAEDEDIDLVVIGSHGRSGVRRALLGSVTERVLRSTRKPVLVVDFEPED from the coding sequence ATGTACGACCGCATCCTCGTCCCGACCGACGGCAGCGACGTCTCGGAGGTCGCGATCGAGCACGCCGTCGACCTCGCCGAGAAGTACGACGCCGAGGTTCACGCGCTCTACGTCGTCGACGTGGACGCCGTGAGCTTCGGCCTCGGCGCGGAGCAAGTCGACCGCATCCGCCAGGGCCACCTCGGCGAGATGGAGGAAGTAGAACAGAAGGCCAACGACGCCACGGGCGCCGTCGCCGACGCCGCGGCCGAACGCGGCATCGACGTCGCGGAAGCGGTGCGAGTCGGCCAGCCGCACGCGGTCGTCGCGGACTACGCCGAGGACGAGGACATCGACCTCGTCGTCATCGGCAGCCACGGCCGCAGCGGCGTGCGCCGCGCGCTCCTCGGGAGCGTCACCGAGCGCGTGCTCCGCTCCACCCGCAAGCCCGTGCTCGTCGTGGACTTCGAACCGGAGGACTGA
- a CDS encoding cation acetate symporter, with amino-acid sequence MSLLLPMQSGLLPEGLNVSFKLIPAILVLAMLALFLVIGFVFKVADTEGMWVAGRSIGNVENGMAIGANWMSAASYLGMAALIALSGFYGLAFVVGWSTGYFILLIFMAAQMRRFGKYTAPDFVGDRYNSDTARAIAAVTTFLIGFVYAIGQARGMALVGLYIFGDLGILGLTGYQSMVVFMMAITVGYLSISGMMGATKNMAVQYVILIVAFLAGLYAVGYVNGYSTVLPHIEYGQLFSVLSNEFSEPFVHQSYYLWIATAFSLVVGTCGLPHVLVRFYTVDSERTARWSTVWGLGFICLLYLSSPAFAAFGTDLYSNQIGDVYGDPGMTSAAGDVIVVLAAQLSNLPQWFVGLVAAGGIAAAIATVAGLFIAGSSAISHDIYANIINPDATQRQQVLVGRLSIVALGVITTLAALNPAAPIAALVSYAFSLAGAVLFPMFFLGLWWENTNRQGALAGMTTGLVIWIIPMINEVLPAYVASLDSTISPTLAQWVPAIGSALIAVPVVFVVTIGVSLVTEEPDMETKQLVRQCHSPEPMDRMESAEEAVSTDGGEDIEGGDA; translated from the coding sequence ATGAGTCTGCTCCTCCCGATGCAGAGCGGCCTGCTCCCCGAGGGACTGAACGTCTCGTTCAAGCTCATTCCCGCCATCCTCGTGCTGGCGATGCTCGCATTGTTCCTCGTCATCGGCTTCGTGTTCAAGGTCGCCGACACCGAGGGCATGTGGGTCGCCGGACGCTCCATCGGGAACGTCGAGAACGGCATGGCCATCGGCGCGAACTGGATGAGCGCCGCGTCCTACCTCGGCATGGCCGCGCTCATCGCACTCAGCGGGTTCTACGGACTCGCGTTCGTCGTCGGCTGGTCGACCGGGTACTTCATCCTCCTCATCTTCATGGCCGCCCAGATGCGGCGGTTCGGGAAGTACACCGCGCCCGACTTCGTCGGCGACCGCTACAACTCCGACACCGCGCGCGCAATCGCCGCCGTCACCACGTTCCTCATCGGGTTCGTGTACGCCATCGGGCAGGCGCGCGGCATGGCTCTCGTCGGCCTCTACATCTTCGGCGACCTCGGCATCCTCGGCCTCACCGGCTATCAGTCGATGGTCGTCTTCATGATGGCCATCACGGTCGGCTACCTGAGCATCTCCGGCATGATGGGTGCGACGAAGAACATGGCCGTCCAGTACGTCATCCTCATCGTCGCGTTCCTCGCCGGTCTCTACGCCGTCGGCTACGTGAACGGCTATTCCACCGTCCTGCCGCACATCGAGTACGGCCAGCTGTTCAGCGTGCTGAGCAACGAGTTCAGCGAGCCGTTCGTCCACCAGAGCTACTACCTCTGGATCGCGACCGCGTTCTCGCTCGTGGTCGGAACCTGCGGCCTCCCGCACGTCCTCGTTCGGTTCTACACGGTCGACTCCGAGCGCACCGCGCGCTGGTCGACGGTGTGGGGGCTCGGCTTCATCTGCCTCCTCTACCTGAGCTCGCCCGCGTTCGCCGCGTTCGGCACCGACCTCTACTCGAACCAGATCGGTGACGTGTACGGCGACCCCGGGATGACGAGCGCGGCCGGCGACGTCATCGTCGTGCTCGCCGCGCAGCTCTCGAACCTCCCGCAGTGGTTCGTCGGTCTCGTCGCGGCTGGCGGTATCGCCGCCGCCATCGCGACGGTCGCCGGCCTGTTCATCGCCGGGTCGTCCGCCATCTCGCACGACATCTACGCGAACATCATCAACCCGGACGCGACCCAGCGCCAGCAGGTGCTCGTCGGCCGCCTGAGCATCGTCGCGCTCGGCGTCATCACGACGCTCGCCGCGCTCAACCCGGCAGCCCCCATCGCGGCGCTCGTGTCGTACGCGTTCTCGCTCGCCGGCGCGGTGCTGTTCCCGATGTTCTTCCTCGGTCTGTGGTGGGAGAACACGAACCGTCAGGGCGCGCTCGCCGGCATGACCACGGGCCTCGTCATCTGGATAATCCCGATGATCAACGAGGTGCTGCCGGCGTACGTGGCGTCGCTCGACAGCACTATCTCCCCGACGCTCGCGCAGTGGGTGCCCGCCATCGGCTCCGCGCTCATCGCGGTTCCCGTCGTGTTCGTCGTCACCATCGGCGTGTCGCTCGTGACGGAGGAACCGGACATGGAGACGAAACAGCTCGTCCGGCAGTGTCACAGCCCCGAACCGATGGACCGCATGGAGTCCGCGGAGGAAGCGGTGTCCACCGACGGCGGCGAGGACATCGAGGGAGGTGACGCGTGA
- a CDS encoding DUF4212 domain-containing protein, which translates to MTENDRHDSDDERTAPDGGTATAAQRHRETNYLQEEVNLLNPSTEFMRDHLRLIWTGFIIWAVLVFGPVTATALAPETMTMTIPGGFPLHYFLVAVCAPAGALILSFWYARRRDALDEKYGISHGGDA; encoded by the coding sequence ATGACAGAAAATGACAGGCACGATTCGGACGACGAACGAACCGCTCCCGACGGCGGCACCGCCACGGCGGCGCAACGCCACCGGGAGACGAACTACCTCCAAGAGGAAGTGAACCTCCTCAATCCGAGCACGGAGTTCATGCGCGACCACCTCCGCCTCATCTGGACCGGCTTCATCATCTGGGCGGTGCTCGTCTTCGGCCCGGTGACGGCGACCGCGCTCGCGCCCGAGACGATGACGATGACCATCCCCGGCGGCTTCCCGCTGCACTACTTCCTCGTCGCCGTCTGCGCTCCCGCAGGGGCGCTCATCCTCTCGTTCTGGTACGCGCGCCGACGCGACGCGCTCGACGAGAAGTACGGCATCAGCCACGGAGGTGACGCCTGA
- the acs gene encoding acetate--CoA ligase: MSGDDADVELEARLEEQAEFEPPEAFVEQANVSDEGIYDDFDENWPECWEAAADLLDWDDDYDQVLDDSNPPFFEWFTNGSLNASANCLDRHLDERGDEAAIEWVGEPTDEENRTYTYEDLHREVNEFAAGLREMGVGEGDIVTLYMPMIPELPIAMLACARIGAPHSVVFAGFSADALATRMNAADSEYLVTCDGYYRRGDPLDHLDKANEGLSGVEHDVSDVVVVDRLGDDGFGHDLTDTQRDYDDVVAANEGAEVDPVERDAEDMLFLMYTSGTTGEPKGVKHTTGGYLSWAAWTSQAVLDIKPEDTYFCSADIGWITGHSYIVYGPLALGTTTMMYEGTPDYPERDRLWEIIEEYEATQLYTAPTAIRSFMKWGSEFPDQHDLSSLRLLGTVGEPINPRAWKWYYKHIGKENCPIVDTWWQTETGGMMITTLPGVKQMKPGSAGPPLPGLDVEIVDTNGDEIEPGRAGYLTVQKPWPGMLRTLYKNDERYIDEYWAEYSDTDSDDPDDWVYFPEDGAKIDEDGYITVLGRVDDVINVSGHRLGTMEIESAIVGVEGVAEAAVVGGDHDIKGEAVYAYVITEDGYEGDDDLREDIVAGIEDAIGPIARPESVVFTPELPKTRSGKIMRRLLEDVANEEELGDTSTLRNPEIVEEIRDQAEN; this comes from the coding sequence ATGTCAGGCGACGACGCGGATGTCGAACTGGAAGCACGGCTCGAAGAGCAGGCCGAGTTCGAGCCGCCGGAGGCGTTCGTCGAACAGGCGAACGTCTCCGACGAAGGCATCTACGACGACTTCGACGAGAACTGGCCCGAGTGCTGGGAGGCGGCCGCCGACCTCCTCGACTGGGACGACGACTACGACCAGGTGCTGGACGACTCGAACCCGCCATTCTTCGAGTGGTTCACGAACGGCAGTCTGAACGCTTCAGCGAACTGTCTCGACCGGCACCTCGACGAGCGCGGCGACGAGGCCGCAATCGAGTGGGTCGGGGAACCGACGGACGAGGAGAACCGGACGTACACGTACGAGGATCTCCACCGGGAGGTCAACGAGTTCGCGGCCGGACTCCGGGAGATGGGTGTCGGCGAGGGCGACATCGTCACCCTCTACATGCCGATGATTCCCGAACTCCCCATCGCGATGCTGGCGTGTGCGCGCATCGGGGCGCCGCACTCGGTCGTGTTCGCCGGGTTCAGCGCCGACGCGCTCGCCACCCGGATGAACGCGGCGGACTCCGAGTACCTCGTGACGTGCGACGGCTACTACCGCCGCGGCGACCCGCTCGACCACCTCGACAAGGCGAACGAGGGACTGAGCGGCGTCGAACACGACGTCTCTGACGTGGTGGTCGTCGACCGCCTCGGCGACGACGGCTTCGGCCACGACCTCACCGACACCCAGCGCGACTACGACGACGTGGTCGCCGCCAACGAGGGCGCGGAGGTCGACCCGGTCGAGCGCGACGCGGAGGACATGCTCTTCCTGATGTACACCTCGGGAACGACCGGGGAGCCGAAGGGCGTGAAACACACCACGGGCGGCTACCTCTCGTGGGCGGCGTGGACGAGTCAAGCGGTCCTCGACATCAAGCCCGAGGACACCTACTTCTGCAGCGCCGACATCGGCTGGATCACCGGCCACTCCTACATCGTGTACGGCCCGCTCGCGCTCGGAACGACGACGATGATGTACGAGGGAACGCCGGACTACCCCGAGCGCGACCGGCTCTGGGAGATCATCGAGGAGTACGAGGCGACCCAGCTGTACACCGCGCCGACCGCGATTCGGTCGTTCATGAAGTGGGGCTCCGAGTTCCCCGACCAGCACGACCTCTCCAGCCTCCGCCTCCTCGGCACGGTGGGTGAACCCATCAACCCCCGCGCGTGGAAGTGGTACTACAAGCACATCGGGAAGGAGAACTGCCCCATCGTCGACACGTGGTGGCAGACCGAGACCGGCGGAATGATGATAACCACGCTCCCCGGCGTGAAGCAGATGAAGCCGGGGAGCGCCGGCCCGCCGCTCCCCGGTCTCGACGTGGAAATCGTCGACACGAACGGCGACGAGATCGAGCCCGGCCGCGCGGGCTACCTCACGGTGCAGAAGCCGTGGCCCGGGATGTTGCGCACGCTCTACAAGAACGACGAGCGCTACATCGACGAGTACTGGGCCGAGTACTCCGACACCGACTCGGACGACCCCGACGACTGGGTGTACTTCCCGGAGGACGGCGCGAAGATAGACGAGGACGGCTACATCACCGTCCTCGGCCGCGTCGACGACGTCATCAACGTCTCCGGCCACCGGCTGGGGACGATGGAGATCGAGTCCGCCATCGTCGGCGTCGAGGGCGTCGCTGAAGCCGCCGTCGTCGGCGGCGACCACGACATCAAGGGCGAAGCCGTGTACGCGTACGTCATCACGGAGGACGGCTACGAGGGCGACGACGACCTCCGCGAGGACATCGTCGCGGGCATCGAGGACGCCATCGGCCCCATCGCGCGGCCCGAGAGCGTCGTGTTCACGCCCGAGCTCCCGAAGACGCGTTCCGGGAAGATTATGCGTCGCCTCCTGGAGGACGTCGCGAACGAGGAGGAGCTCGGCGACACCTCGACGCTCCGGAACCCCGAAATCGTCGAAGAGATCCGCGACCAGGCAGAGAACTAA
- a CDS encoding bacterio-opsin activator domain-containing protein, producing MSRALTVAEYERVARAARTYREALVVALCGRVGLRSGELADVKPSHLTERSFDGRTHAFLRVPNDGRRAYVPADVSREFERYVNANSVGADECVFDVTPRRLQMLVSEVATRAADDADGDRLADAAARDLRGGFARRHLDDGVDPRVVRATGGWAGLDSLEPYIEQPTDREIAAAMTDDEQTVAGDAVPFAGASRRLGAALDDVSTRDAVDRAACEALAPAFPAVWTCDEHGDLQECAGVDAETASATLRESVRETGLLDRHGVDERGAFAERALDAERWGRDGTVAASAIRSNGTPHGLLCAVTENGETEGLREFLVDAGRRIGWTTAAVKRKRLLVADTGVELSFGVTDGSFFVTASRELDCAFDLEGLVPVEDGDLLCFVIASGASVEDILAHADGDDRVRDVRLIRDHGDRAHLECIVSADTPTGVVVDRGGAVEALSIADGDGDLTAVFPKAVDVRGVVEAVTDRFGGVELRAKRETERRPQTTDLRQTIQEDLTEKQRATLRAAYFGGYFEWPRGSTAEELADAMDVSAPTLHNHLRKAQQKLLTAAFTDDA from the coding sequence ATGTCGAGGGCGCTCACGGTGGCGGAGTACGAGCGCGTCGCGCGGGCAGCGCGAACGTACCGGGAGGCGCTCGTCGTCGCGCTCTGCGGGCGCGTCGGCCTCCGCTCCGGCGAACTCGCTGACGTGAAGCCGAGTCACCTGACCGAACGGTCTTTCGACGGCCGGACGCACGCCTTCCTGCGCGTGCCGAACGACGGCAGGCGCGCGTACGTGCCCGCCGACGTGTCGCGGGAGTTCGAGCGGTACGTGAACGCGAACAGCGTCGGCGCGGACGAGTGCGTGTTCGACGTGACGCCGCGCCGCCTCCAGATGCTCGTCTCCGAGGTCGCGACTCGGGCCGCGGACGACGCCGACGGCGACCGGCTCGCAGACGCCGCGGCGCGCGACCTCCGCGGCGGGTTCGCGCGCCGCCACCTCGACGACGGCGTCGACCCCCGAGTGGTGCGCGCGACCGGTGGCTGGGCGGGCCTCGACAGCCTCGAACCGTACATCGAACAGCCGACCGACCGCGAGATAGCGGCCGCGATGACCGACGACGAACAGACGGTCGCAGGGGACGCGGTGCCGTTCGCGGGTGCGTCGCGGCGGCTCGGCGCGGCGCTCGACGACGTGTCGACACGGGACGCGGTGGATCGCGCGGCCTGTGAGGCGCTCGCACCGGCGTTCCCCGCGGTCTGGACGTGCGACGAGCACGGCGACCTCCAGGAGTGCGCGGGCGTGGACGCGGAGACCGCGAGCGCGACCCTCCGAGAGAGCGTGCGGGAGACGGGCCTGCTGGATCGCCACGGCGTGGACGAGCGGGGCGCGTTCGCCGAGCGCGCGCTCGACGCCGAGCGCTGGGGGCGAGACGGGACGGTCGCGGCGAGCGCGATACGGTCGAACGGGACGCCCCACGGCCTCCTCTGTGCCGTCACCGAAAACGGTGAGACCGAGGGGCTGCGGGAGTTCCTCGTGGACGCGGGCCGACGGATCGGCTGGACGACTGCCGCGGTCAAGCGCAAGCGCCTGCTCGTCGCGGACACCGGCGTCGAACTCTCCTTCGGCGTCACCGACGGGTCGTTCTTCGTCACGGCGTCGCGCGAGCTGGACTGCGCGTTCGACCTGGAGGGGTTGGTGCCCGTGGAGGACGGCGACCTCCTGTGTTTCGTCATCGCGAGCGGCGCGTCCGTGGAGGACATCCTCGCGCACGCGGACGGAGACGACAGGGTGCGGGACGTACGCCTCATCCGCGACCACGGCGACCGCGCGCACCTCGAGTGCATCGTCTCCGCGGATACGCCGACCGGCGTCGTGGTGGATCGCGGGGGCGCGGTCGAGGCGCTCTCGATCGCTGACGGCGACGGCGACCTCACCGCGGTCTTCCCGAAGGCCGTGGACGTGCGGGGGGTCGTAGAGGCCGTCACCGACCGCTTCGGCGGCGTGGAACTCCGCGCGAAACGCGAGACGGAGCGCCGCCCGCAGACGACCGACCTCCGGCAGACCATTCAGGAAGACCTGACGGAGAAACAGCGCGCCACCCTCCGCGCGGCGTACTTCGGCGGCTACTTCGAGTGGCCGCGCGGGAGCACGGCGGAGGAGTTGGCGGACGCGATGGACGTCTCGGCGCCGACGCTCCACAACCACCTGCGCAAGGCCCAGCAAAAGTTGCTGACGGCCGCGTTCACCGACGACGCGTAG